In Caldicellulosiruptor morganii, the following proteins share a genomic window:
- the rsmG gene encoding 16S rRNA (guanine(527)-N(7))-methyltransferase RsmG → MDLLDRVLEVYNVKNGAVAKQLYLRFIDLTLEKNKLLNLTAIVDRDEFVIKHIADSLSLLKFIQDHNQNTFSAIDIGSGFGVPGLILKIAVPSMSIVLNDSNRKKCNFIIEAKDYLGLSGVEVVCARAEQLGKNTHYRERFDFAFARAVDRLNILCEYALPLLKEGGVFLAQKGYECDSEVDEAKGAVELLGGTIENIERFFLPESEYKRSVIVIRKLRQTPMNFPRNTKQILKKPL, encoded by the coding sequence ATGGACCTTTTGGACAGGGTTTTGGAAGTTTACAATGTGAAAAACGGTGCTGTTGCAAAACAGCTTTATTTGAGGTTTATAGACCTTACACTTGAAAAGAACAAACTTTTGAATCTTACGGCTATTGTTGACAGGGATGAGTTTGTGATAAAGCACATTGCCGATTCTCTGTCTTTGCTGAAGTTTATTCAGGATCACAATCAAAATACCTTCAGTGCGATTGATATTGGTTCCGGGTTTGGTGTGCCGGGGCTTATTTTGAAGATTGCTGTGCCAAGCATGAGCATTGTCCTGAATGACTCAAATAGAAAAAAGTGCAATTTCATAATTGAGGCAAAAGACTATCTGGGGCTGTCGGGTGTTGAGGTTGTATGTGCACGTGCAGAGCAGCTCGGGAAAAATACACATTATAGAGAAAGATTTGATTTTGCATTTGCAAGAGCTGTTGACAGGCTGAATATCCTTTGCGAGTATGCCCTTCCTCTTTTGAAAGAAGGCGGTGTGTTTCTGGCTCAAAAAGGTTATGAATGTGACTCTGAGGTGGATGAGGCAAAAGGTGCAGTTGAGCTGCTCGGTGGCACGATTGAAAACATAGAAAGGTTTTTTCTGCCCGAGTCAGAATATAAAAGGAGCGTAATTGTCATAAGAAAATTGCGACAAACTCCGATGAATTTCCCAAGAAATACAAAACAAATTTTAAAAAAACCGCTGTAA